The following coding sequences lie in one Arachis stenosperma cultivar V10309 chromosome 5, arast.V10309.gnm1.PFL2, whole genome shotgun sequence genomic window:
- the LOC130982169 gene encoding LOW QUALITY PROTEIN: guanine nucleotide-binding protein subunit beta-like protein (The sequence of the model RefSeq protein was modified relative to this genomic sequence to represent the inferred CDS: inserted 1 base in 1 codon), translating into MADGLVLRGTMRAHTDSVTAIATPIDNSDMIVTASRDKSIILWHLTKEGXTYGVPRRRLTGHSHFVQDVVLSSDGQFALSGSWDGELRLWDLAAGKSARRFVGHTKDVMSVAFSVDNRQIVSASRDRTIKLWNTLGECKYTIQDGDAHSDWVSCVRFSPNTVHPTIVSASWDRTVKVWNLTNCKLRNTLAGHSGYVNTVAVSPDGSLCASGGKDGVILLWDLAEGKKLYSLDAGAIIHALCFSPNRYWLCAATEQSIKIWDLESKSIVEDLKVDLKTEADAATGGNANKKKVIYCTSLNWSADGSTLFSGYTDGVVRVWGIGRF; encoded by the exons ATGGCAGACGGACTTGTTCTCCGCGGCACCATGCGAGCCCACACGGACTCCGTCACAGCCATCGCAACCCCAATCGACAACTCCGACATGATTGTAACCGCCTCACGCGACAAGTCCATCATCCTCTGGCACCTCACCAAGGAGG GCACCTACGGCGTCCCCCGCCGCAGGCTCACCGGTCATTCTCACTTCGTTCAGGACGTCGTTCTCTCTTCCGACGGCCAGTTCGCTCTCTCCGGCTCCTGGGATGGCGAGCTCCGCCTCTGGGACCTCGCGGCCGGAAAGTCCGCTCGCCGATTCGTCGGACACACAAAGGACGTTATGTCTGTTGCGTTCTCGGTTGATAACCGTCAGATCGTGTCGGCGTCTCGTGACCGCACGATTAAGTTGTGGAACACTCTTGGCGAGTGCAAATACACGATCCAGGACGGTGATGCGCATTCCGATTGGGTTTCTTGCGTTAGGTTTAGCCCTAACACTGTGCACCCTACCATTGTTTCTGCGTCTTGGGACAG gACTGTGAAAGTTTGGAACCTGACCAATTGCAAGCTGAGAAACACTCTTGCTGGTCATTCTGGTTATGTGAACACAGTTGCTGTTTCACCTGATGGTTCCCTGTGTGCCAGTGGTGGCAAAGATGGAGTAATTTTACTGTGGGATTTGGCTGAAGGGAagaagctctactcccttgatGCTGGTGCTATCATCCATGCTCTGTGCTTTAGTCCTAATAGGTACTGGCTATGCGCTGCTACTGAACAGAGCATTAAGATCTGGGATTTGGAGAGTAAGAGCATTGTGGAAGACTTGAAGGTTGATCTCAAGACCGAAGCTGATGCCGCCACCGGTGGGAACGCCAACAAGAAGAAG GTGATCTACTGCACCAGCTTGAACTGGAGTGCAGATGGAAGCACATTGTTCAGTGGTTACACTGATGGTGTGGTCAGAGTTTGGGGAATCGGACGGTTCTAG